Proteins from one Pyrobaculum neutrophilum V24Sta genomic window:
- a CDS encoding ParA family protein — protein MRPIKLVLISSLDGGVGKTTLASVLAVAKGYTLLVDMDWEKADLSQLFRAPRRPGWLAPFLKGGAPYVHRISPVLYLMPGYEAFELYQRLGEDVVKDFGEAMLEWMSYMPKFVTKLRIPVDTVVVDTTAALRAELLSKLQSAGVYNIFMADRRLISRISDIKAEQYRRYMAYSALVVVNMVEKDEVKLARKIAPVVLKRVAISEYYGESVASSVLRDRENRRSVEHIVTRIKLS, from the coding sequence GTGAGACCCATAAAGCTGGTCCTGATCTCGTCGCTAGACGGGGGCGTTGGGAAGACCACGCTGGCGAGCGTGTTGGCTGTGGCCAAGGGCTACACGTTGTTGGTAGACATGGACTGGGAGAAGGCAGACCTATCGCAGTTGTTCAGAGCGCCAAGGAGGCCGGGTTGGCTGGCGCCCTTCTTAAAGGGCGGCGCGCCCTACGTCCACAGGATATCCCCCGTCCTCTACCTCATGCCGGGCTACGAAGCCTTCGAGCTGTACCAGCGGCTGGGGGAGGACGTGGTGAAGGACTTCGGCGAGGCGATGCTCGAGTGGATGAGCTACATGCCGAAGTTTGTCACAAAGCTGAGGATCCCGGTGGACACCGTGGTCGTAGACACCACGGCGGCTCTCAGGGCCGAGCTGCTGTCGAAGCTCCAGAGCGCCGGGGTGTACAACATATTCATGGCGGACCGCCGCCTCATTTCGAGGATCTCCGACATAAAGGCGGAGCAGTACCGCCGCTATATGGCCTACTCAGCGCTGGTGGTGGTCAACATGGTGGAAAAGGACGAGGTGAAGTTGGCTAGAAAGATCGCGCCTGTGGTGCTGAAGCGGGTTGCCATAAGCGAGTACTACGGCGAGTCCGTGGCCAGCTCCGTGCTACGGGATAGGGAAAACCGGAGGTCGGTTGAACACATCGTTACGCGGATAAAGCTCTCATGA
- a CDS encoding ATP:cob(I)alamin adenosyltransferase — MPVVSKPCIYAGTCPGDLGDTEVLWFGRQLCVSKASGIIKVFGALETALSYINAAAVLCRRQRKCLMRAYWSLFYLGFYLSTGAEKYYTKSVSMLQKAVRCVYPMLSDTPLGWLICLDRCCATINNARVWVRWVERRLAAVEEGREAIFVLNHLGSLLFELMRTRHHAVKTASGYTVVKPQKAHPPPVWLNEENTTASPS, encoded by the coding sequence GTGCCGGTAGTTAGCAAGCCTTGTATATACGCTGGAACGTGCCCAGGCGACCTTGGAGACACGGAAGTTCTTTGGTTTGGAAGACAGCTCTGCGTCTCTAAGGCGTCGGGGATCATCAAGGTGTTCGGGGCCCTGGAGACCGCCCTAAGCTATATAAACGCCGCGGCGGTGCTATGTAGAAGGCAGAGGAAGTGCCTCATGAGAGCCTACTGGTCTCTCTTCTACCTTGGCTTTTACCTATCCACTGGCGCGGAGAAGTACTACACCAAAAGCGTCTCCATGTTGCAGAAGGCGGTTAGGTGCGTTTACCCCATGTTGTCCGACACGCCGCTGGGTTGGTTGATATGCCTAGATCGCTGTTGCGCCACCATCAACAACGCGAGAGTCTGGGTTAGGTGGGTAGAGCGGAGGCTCGCGGCGGTAGAGGAGGGGAGGGAGGCTATATTCGTCCTCAACCACCTAGGGAGCCTTTTGTTCGAGCTTATGAGGACCCGTCACCACGCCGTGAAAACAGCAAGCGGATACACCGTGGTGAAGCCCCAGAAGGCCCACCCACCGCCCGTTTGGCTAAACGAAGAAAACACGACCGCCTCCCCGTCCTAA
- a CDS encoding CBS domain-containing protein: protein MLARDFAKRPVVTSTPDASIREVASIMSSRRIGLVVIVDRRNPELVVGVVSERDIIRAVAQGLDLGRPVEEVMSAPAIAVEAEEPVWRVAEIMQRHGIRHVVVTRGGRLYGVISIRDLLAERAALKTLAEHAREIF from the coding sequence GTGCTCGCCCGGGATTTTGCAAAAAGGCCGGTGGTGACCTCTACGCCCGACGCCTCAATTAGGGAGGTGGCGTCGATTATGTCGAGCCGTCGGATCGGCCTCGTAGTTATCGTTGATAGGCGCAATCCCGAGTTGGTGGTCGGCGTTGTGTCTGAACGCGACATAATTAGGGCCGTGGCCCAAGGGCTAGACCTGGGCAGGCCTGTGGAGGAGGTCATGTCGGCCCCCGCCATCGCCGTTGAAGCGGAGGAGCCGGTTTGGAGGGTGGCCGAGATCATGCAGAGACACGGGATAAGACATGTGGTTGTGACAAGGGGAGGCCGTCTTTATGGCGTCATCTCCATAAGGGATCTCCTCGCCGAACGCGCCGCGTTGAAAACGCTAGCTGAACACGCCAGAGAAATATTTTAA
- a CDS encoding universal stress protein gives MDKIVVGYDGSVQAKKALSKAKELAEKFGAKIYIVHVIDTAVLSLSDVFSSPTVLASLREKAEQLVKEAVQTVGGNAEGKILEGDPAHEIVKFAREVNASLIVLGARGLSTIRRVLMGSVSSRVVQESPIDVLIVKG, from the coding sequence ATGGATAAGATCGTGGTCGGCTACGACGGCTCCGTGCAGGCAAAGAAGGCGCTCAGCAAGGCGAAGGAGCTGGCGGAAAAGTTCGGCGCTAAGATATATATAGTTCACGTCATCGATACGGCTGTCCTCTCCCTATCTGACGTCTTCTCTTCTCCAACCGTGTTGGCAAGCCTTAGGGAGAAGGCTGAACAGCTAGTCAAGGAGGCCGTCCAAACGGTGGGGGGCAACGCCGAGGGGAAGATACTCGAGGGAGATCCGGCCCACGAGATCGTGAAATTCGCCAGGGAGGTAAACGCCAGCTTGATCGTGCTAGGCGCAAGAGGCCTTTCAACCATAAGGCGGGTTCTCATGGGTAGCGTATCTTCTAGGGTAGTCCAGGAGTCTCCCATCGACGTTCTGATAGTCAAGGGCTAG
- a CDS encoding MFS transporter: protein MGLSYWLRGNVGAMVVSWFLFAISGSLTQPYMSMYLHMLGASDIEIGLVRSLGSLAVLLTILPGGVLTDVVGRKRSIVVGTWGIAAVQFLYAVVQDWRQFAVVYVVDWALHFYQPALTAILLDSLPPHRRGGGMMLTAVLPQVPWLFLPPVGGYLLDHMGLLGMRLSFVLSGLVSVTVAVLRMRALEETIEVRPLDGRRLLREVVRSYAIWRGVRLMSPFMAYVAFLGFVTSFAGTALQTFGVLYAVNVVGIDNTSWGVTQSAATAVGILFGLVLMSVIDKAPRVTALFSGLLLMSVGYLMLGLWKNIVSLVTAAIIVGVGGEVAMSIRRALVGDLITPENRGRVMGSTLALEYMGSIAGGVSIAHLYAASPHLAFLASGIALAAASLPLLRRLASP, encoded by the coding sequence GTGGGCCTCTCATATTGGCTTAGGGGGAACGTCGGAGCTATGGTGGTGTCGTGGTTTCTGTTCGCGATCTCCGGCTCTCTGACTCAGCCATACATGTCGATGTACCTCCACATGCTTGGCGCTTCCGACATCGAGATAGGGCTGGTGAGATCCTTGGGGTCTCTGGCGGTGCTTCTCACAATACTCCCAGGGGGTGTTTTAACGGACGTGGTGGGGAGGAAGAGGTCTATCGTGGTGGGGACCTGGGGCATAGCGGCTGTGCAGTTCCTCTACGCGGTGGTGCAGGACTGGAGGCAGTTCGCCGTGGTGTATGTGGTGGACTGGGCTCTTCACTTCTACCAACCGGCGTTAACCGCCATACTGCTGGACTCCCTGCCGCCCCACAGGAGGGGCGGCGGCATGATGTTGACGGCAGTGCTCCCCCAGGTGCCGTGGCTTTTTCTGCCGCCGGTGGGGGGCTATCTGTTGGATCACATGGGGCTACTCGGCATGCGTCTCTCCTTCGTGCTGTCCGGCCTTGTATCGGTGACTGTGGCCGTGCTACGGATGAGGGCGTTGGAGGAGACGATAGAGGTACGTCCGTTGGACGGGAGACGGCTACTGCGCGAGGTCGTGAGGTCCTACGCCATCTGGAGGGGGGTCCGCCTCATGTCTCCCTTTATGGCGTACGTCGCCTTCCTTGGGTTTGTGACGTCGTTTGCTGGAACGGCTCTACAGACTTTCGGCGTGTTGTATGCCGTAAACGTGGTGGGCATCGACAACACGTCGTGGGGAGTGACGCAGAGCGCCGCGACTGCCGTTGGGATCTTGTTCGGCCTTGTCCTGATGTCTGTCATAGATAAAGCGCCTCGGGTCACCGCGCTGTTTTCGGGGCTTCTCCTCATGTCGGTGGGCTACCTCATGCTCGGGCTCTGGAAAAACATCGTATCGCTCGTTACAGCGGCGATAATCGTGGGGGTAGGCGGCGAGGTCGCCATGTCTATTAGAAGGGCGTTGGTAGGCGACTTAATCACGCCGGAAAACAGGGGGCGGGTTATGGGCTCCACGCTTGCGCTTGAATATATGGGGTCGATAGCCGGAGGCGTCTCTATTGCACACCTATACGCCGCCTCTCCCCACCTGGCCTTTCTGGCGTCTGGGATAGCCCTCGCGGCCGCGTCTCTACCGCTATTGCGGAGGCTGGCTAGCCCTTGA
- a CDS encoding sulfite exporter TauE/SafE family protein encodes MWAAALAGLLGGLLGPLIGVGGGVIVVPLLNLWGVPFQAAAAASMFSIVVSSATAVYNYRRAIDFKSLAGYAALSLAAAAVSAAFSVKYSGPWVKLAYGLYLVSVGSVLLKNVEPRRNAPWLGPPLVFIGGFASSLFGVGGGTVFVPTLMLTSGLDAKRAAAMSMGIIFPTAVSSVATYAALGVLDVSLAAATVAGSFVGSYISSRYIMGKLRRDAVRRLFVGYVYAVGVYYLWSYLALFLT; translated from the coding sequence GTGTGGGCCGCGGCTTTGGCAGGCTTGCTCGGCGGCCTTCTTGGCCCTCTTATTGGGGTGGGCGGAGGCGTGATCGTTGTCCCTTTGTTGAACCTCTGGGGGGTGCCTTTTCAAGCGGCCGCTGCGGCGAGTATGTTCTCCATAGTGGTCTCATCGGCGACTGCAGTGTACAACTACAGGCGGGCGATTGACTTCAAGTCTTTGGCGGGCTACGCGGCTTTGTCCCTCGCGGCTGCTGCGGTAAGCGCCGCATTTTCTGTCAAATATTCAGGGCCGTGGGTTAAGCTGGCGTACGGCCTATATCTAGTGTCTGTGGGGAGTGTGCTTCTGAAAAACGTGGAACCGCGTAGAAATGCGCCTTGGCTCGGCCCTCCACTTGTGTTTATAGGGGGGTTCGCCTCTTCTCTTTTCGGAGTGGGTGGGGGGACGGTCTTTGTGCCAACCCTCATGTTGACCTCCGGCCTTGACGCAAAGAGGGCGGCCGCCATGAGCATGGGGATTATCTTCCCGACGGCGGTCTCCTCGGTTGCGACGTACGCCGCGCTGGGGGTTCTCGACGTCTCTCTGGCGGCCGCAACGGTGGCGGGTAGCTTCGTGGGATCCTACATATCAAGCCGCTATATCATGGGGAAGTTGAGGCGGGACGCGGTCAGGAGGCTCTTCGTCGGCTATGTATACGCTGTTGGGGTCTACTATCTATGGAGTTACCTTGCCCTGTTCCTGACCTAG
- a CDS encoding preprotein translocase subunit Sec61beta yields MARRRRYEGLNPFVAAGLIKFSEEGELERIKLTPKSAVVISVALIAAILVLNLIHPL; encoded by the coding sequence GTGGCGCGGAGGAGGAGGTACGAGGGCTTGAACCCCTTCGTGGCGGCTGGGCTTATAAAATTCAGCGAGGAGGGAGAGCTCGAACGCATCAAGCTCACCCCTAAGTCGGCCGTCGTAATTTCTGTGGCTCTCATAGCGGCTATACTGGTGCTAAACCTCATACACCCACTGTAG
- a CDS encoding ABC transporter substrate-binding protein: MSEMLRRDLLKIGGGFIVGLAAGYGIGKFFQPATVEVVKPGGTETIKAATTTTATKARPKTFKLAVVAYQSGAASVFGVPAVNMAKLLVDRINAGGGINGVPVELVVRDEAGGPDQMVALYRQLTQQEGVDAYVGLISSADCLAVAPVAEQLGTALTVFFDCATKQLVDKGIMKKVTFRTATTTAQDNVALVKYLLEVKPDFKTVVGINQDYAYGRDNWADFTALLKRLKPDVQILSELWTPLFTTDYSAQIGKILDLKPDLVYTSFWGPDLANFVQQASARGLFKVTTVAFTRGESMLQDLKGSMPPGQIVQAPHYFEYPDPRLNLLNREIAGEYRRRYGSWPPYPAYHMANAILGVKYAYEAAAAVYGVDWPDVGLVAKVFERLAYPSPGDYIMMTPVHNAAKGVVVGTTAEVQGYDFRLLRPYRYMPPAEITPTWPSEEWYKQIG, from the coding sequence ATGTCGGAGATGTTAAGGAGGGATCTGCTGAAGATAGGCGGCGGCTTCATAGTTGGTCTCGCCGCCGGCTACGGAATCGGCAAGTTTTTCCAGCCCGCCACGGTGGAGGTGGTGAAGCCGGGCGGCACCGAGACCATCAAGGCCGCCACGACCACCACGGCAACAAAGGCGCGGCCAAAGACGTTTAAACTTGCGGTTGTGGCTTATCAATCCGGAGCCGCCTCTGTCTTCGGAGTTCCAGCCGTCAACATGGCTAAGCTCTTAGTCGATAGGATAAACGCCGGAGGCGGCATAAACGGGGTCCCCGTGGAGCTGGTGGTTAGAGACGAGGCTGGGGGGCCTGACCAGATGGTGGCCTTGTACAGACAACTCACTCAGCAGGAGGGCGTCGACGCCTATGTGGGCCTCATCTCCAGCGCCGACTGCCTCGCAGTGGCGCCTGTGGCGGAGCAACTTGGGACTGCCCTCACTGTGTTTTTCGACTGCGCCACGAAGCAGCTGGTGGATAAGGGCATCATGAAGAAGGTCACCTTTAGAACCGCCACGACCACCGCCCAAGACAACGTGGCGCTTGTGAAGTACCTGCTGGAGGTGAAGCCGGATTTCAAGACCGTTGTTGGGATTAACCAGGACTACGCCTACGGCCGCGACAACTGGGCGGATTTCACGGCGCTGCTGAAGCGCCTAAAGCCCGACGTGCAGATCCTGAGCGAGCTGTGGACGCCCCTCTTCACCACCGACTACTCAGCTCAAATCGGCAAGATACTGGATCTAAAGCCCGACCTCGTATACACATCCTTCTGGGGACCCGACCTCGCCAACTTCGTCCAACAAGCGTCGGCGAGGGGGCTCTTCAAGGTGACCACCGTAGCCTTTACACGGGGAGAGTCCATGCTACAGGATCTAAAGGGGTCTATGCCGCCCGGCCAGATAGTACAGGCGCCCCACTACTTCGAGTATCCGGACCCAAGACTCAACCTCCTGAACCGGGAGATAGCCGGCGAGTATAGGAGACGCTACGGGTCGTGGCCTCCCTACCCGGCGTACCACATGGCAAACGCCATCCTCGGCGTGAAATACGCGTACGAGGCGGCGGCCGCCGTATACGGCGTAGACTGGCCGGACGTGGGGCTGGTGGCCAAGGTCTTCGAAAGGCTGGCCTACCCGTCTCCAGGCGACTACATCATGATGACGCCTGTACACAACGCCGCGAAGGGCGTGGTTGTGGGGACCACGGCAGAGGTCCAGGGATACGACTTCAGACTCCTAAGGCCTTACAGATATATGCCGCCGGCTGAGATAACCCCAACGTGGCCTAGCGAGGAGTGGTATAAGCAGATAGGCTAA
- a CDS encoding branched-chain amino acid ABC transporter permease, protein MIEFFLAVLTFWTHLVLLSVGLQFIYSSAKTLNLSHGSFFVLGGYVASWAFAALGNFGIAVFAAVGVAALAGAAFYIGVSRLARDETSQLFFTFSLFWIFEGIYRTVFGVGIYNAYAFAESLGRAAGIPWAYILGATAAAAALTAVYLLLYKTPWGLYLRAAGDNPLMAEALGVKSGLVHGTGVVLGVALAALGGAVSSMWQSFTPGLAGVALVYAFAVVAMAGLGNVMGALVASLIISLIRTASVFYAPELELFSIYIAVLAVLAVKPSGLFTRHERRV, encoded by the coding sequence ATGATCGAGTTTTTCCTCGCCGTGTTGACTTTCTGGACACACCTCGTGCTCCTATCCGTCGGGCTTCAGTTCATCTACAGCTCCGCCAAAACCCTCAACCTGTCCCACGGCTCCTTCTTCGTGCTGGGGGGCTATGTAGCGTCTTGGGCGTTCGCCGCCTTAGGCAACTTCGGCATCGCGGTTTTCGCGGCCGTTGGGGTTGCGGCGTTGGCGGGCGCCGCTTTCTACATAGGCGTATCTAGGCTCGCCCGTGATGAGACGTCGCAGCTGTTTTTCACCTTCTCCCTATTCTGGATCTTCGAAGGGATCTACCGCACCGTCTTCGGAGTCGGCATATACAACGCCTACGCCTTCGCCGAGAGCTTGGGGAGGGCAGCGGGCATCCCCTGGGCCTACATACTAGGCGCAACCGCCGCCGCGGCCGCCCTCACCGCTGTGTACCTCCTCTTGTATAAAACCCCGTGGGGTTTGTACCTCAGGGCAGCGGGCGACAATCCCCTGATGGCCGAGGCCTTGGGGGTGAAGAGCGGGCTTGTCCACGGCACCGGCGTGGTGTTGGGCGTAGCTCTAGCCGCGCTAGGTGGCGCCGTATCCTCCATGTGGCAGAGCTTCACGCCGGGCTTGGCGGGGGTGGCGCTGGTGTACGCCTTCGCCGTTGTGGCCATGGCTGGGCTGGGCAACGTGATGGGGGCCTTGGTGGCCTCCCTGATTATATCCCTCATAAGAACGGCGTCTGTGTTCTACGCACCGGAGCTGGAGCTCTTCAGCATCTACATAGCCGTGTTGGCGGTGCTGGCGGTGAAGCCAAGCGGCTTGTTCACGCGCCATGAGAGACGGGTATAA